One segment of Acidianus sp. HS-5 DNA contains the following:
- a CDS encoding YbhB/YbcL family Raf kinase inhibitor-like protein yields the protein MQVKSIFKNEEFIPIKYTCDGEDISPPLEWDKVDNAKTYAIIVEDPDAPAGTFIHWVIYNIKSNSLPENVPKKEKIEYGFQGINDFELIGYNGPCPPRTHGAHRYYFNIYALDSELDYKPKITADELKEIIEGHVLDSGSIMGKYKRK from the coding sequence ATGCAAGTTAAATCAATTTTTAAGAACGAAGAATTTATACCAATAAAGTATACTTGTGATGGAGAAGATATTTCTCCACCTTTAGAATGGGATAAGGTTGATAATGCTAAAACTTATGCTATAATAGTTGAAGATCCAGACGCTCCTGCAGGCACTTTTATTCATTGGGTTATTTACAATATAAAGAGTAATTCTTTGCCGGAAAATGTTCCAAAAAAGGAGAAAATAGAATATGGCTTTCAAGGTATTAACGATTTCGAGTTAATAGGATATAATGGACCTTGCCCTCCTAGGACTCATGGAGCTCATAGGTACTATTTTAATATTTACGCTTTAGATTCCGAGTTAGATTACAAACCTAAAATTACTGCAGATGAACTTAAGGAAATAATTGAAGGTCATGTCTTAGATTCTGGAAGCATAATGGGTAAGTACAAGAGGAAGTGA
- a CDS encoding replication factor C small subunit: MEEEILWAEKYRPKSLDDIVNQKDIIERLKRFVKEKNMPHLLFAGPPGTGKTTAALALVHDLYGDSYEQFFLELNASDERGIDVIRNKVKEFARTMISSSVPFKVILLDEADNMTADAQQALRRTMELYTESTRFILACNYLSKIIDPIQSRTALFRFYPLKKEDVVGRLEYISKEEKVEYDEKALETIYDITMGDMRKAINTLQAASAYGKVSVETVFKVLGLAQPKEVRDMLKLALAGKFMESRDKLRSLIVTYGLSGEDIVKQLHRELTSNELQIPEELRVLLMDYIGEVEYKIIEGADDEIQLSALLARIAIYGNKYIGSSK, from the coding sequence ATGGAAGAAGAAATCCTTTGGGCGGAGAAATATAGGCCGAAAAGTTTAGATGATATAGTTAATCAAAAGGACATAATTGAAAGATTAAAAAGATTTGTAAAAGAAAAGAACATGCCTCATCTACTTTTTGCCGGACCACCGGGCACTGGTAAAACTACTGCAGCGTTGGCGCTAGTTCACGATTTATACGGTGATTCGTATGAACAGTTCTTCTTGGAATTGAATGCCAGTGATGAAAGAGGAATTGATGTAATTAGGAATAAAGTTAAAGAATTTGCAAGGACAATGATTTCTTCATCTGTGCCTTTCAAAGTAATTTTACTTGATGAAGCAGATAACATGACTGCAGATGCTCAGCAAGCTTTAAGAAGAACCATGGAATTGTACACAGAATCCACTAGGTTTATATTAGCTTGTAATTACCTGAGCAAGATAATAGATCCAATACAATCAAGAACTGCACTCTTTAGATTTTATCCATTAAAGAAGGAGGACGTAGTAGGAAGACTTGAGTACATATCAAAAGAAGAAAAAGTTGAATATGACGAAAAAGCATTAGAGACTATTTACGATATTACTATGGGCGATATGAGGAAAGCTATAAATACGCTTCAGGCAGCTTCCGCTTACGGTAAAGTCTCAGTAGAGACTGTATTTAAAGTTCTAGGACTAGCCCAACCTAAAGAAGTAAGAGATATGCTAAAACTTGCGTTAGCAGGAAAGTTCATGGAATCAAGAGATAAGCTAAGGTCTTTGATAGTCACTTATGGTTTATCTGGAGAGGATATAGTTAAACAACTTCATAGGGAATTAACTTCTAATGAGTTACAAATTCCAGAAGAGCTGAGAGTGTTGTTAATGGATTACATTGGAGAAGTAGAATATAAAATAATAGAAGGAGCTGATGATGAAATTCAGCTTTCTGCTTTACTAGCTAGGATTGCCATATATGGAAACAAGTATATAGGGTCTTCTAAATGA